A window of the Cicer arietinum cultivar CDC Frontier isolate Library 1 chromosome 6, Cicar.CDCFrontier_v2.0, whole genome shotgun sequence genome harbors these coding sequences:
- the LOC101502476 gene encoding zinc finger CCCH domain-containing protein 61 translates to MSGILCEEQQKLLLSLKKSLTLRDKIDIDNTPPRKLLARRQPAADMLPDEDPYSSDQFRMYEFKVRRCTRSRSHDWTDCPFAHPGEKARRRDPLKYQYSGEVCPDYRRGNCERGDACEFSHGVFECWLHPSRYRTEACKDGKNCKRKICFFAHTPRQLRVLLLTPPQHNNNNNNNNKKSHNNNNCCSYCHCCSANSSPTSTLFSGSHFSKSNSPPLSPSSSSSSPTTLSRYSKNMHVLNELMRSIELESALNSPVSATKLPWLDVNVSDQYSPFGCEDHSQNHVIDVLPTMNCGKYYSSDDAEFVREQRKVVGDDDVIAVPDFGWVNDLLM, encoded by the coding sequence ATGAGCGGAATactttgtgaagagcaacaaaAACTTCTCCTTTCCTTAAAAAAATCTCTTACTCTCAGGGACAAAATCGACATTGACAATACTCCACCAAGGAAGCTACTCGCTCGCCGACAACCCGCCGCCGACATGCTTCCCGACGAAGACCCATATTCCTCCGATCAATTCCGTATGTACGAATTCAAGGTCCGGAGATGCACCCGAAGCCGAAGTCACGACTGGACCGACTGTCCCTTCGCCCATCCCGGCGAGAAGGCCCGCCGTCGCGACCCCCTGAAGTATCAGTACTCCGGCGAGGTGTGTCCTGATTACCGGCGCGGAAACTGCGAACGCGGCGACGCGTGCGAGTTTTCCCACGGCGTTTTTGAATGCTGGTTGCATCCTTCAAGGTATAGAACTGAAGCTTGTAAAGATGGAAAGAATTGTAAGCGTAAAATTTGCTTTTTTGCTCATACACCCCGTCAACTCAGGGTTTTGCTTTTGACACCCCctcaacacaacaacaacaacaataataataataaaaagagtCACAATAACAACAATTGCTGTTCTTATTGTCATTGTTGTTCTGCTAATTCTTCACCCACTTCAACTTTGTTTAGTGGGTCCCATTTTTCTAAATCAAATTCACCACCTTTGtcaccttcatcttcttctagtTCTCCCACTACTCTTTCTAGGTACTCCAAGAATATGCATGTGCTTAATGAGCTTATGCGTTCAATTGAATTGGAGAGTGCTCTGAATTCCCCTGTTTCTGCTACCAAATTGCCTTGGCTTGATGTTAATGTTTCTGATCAATATTCTCCTTTTGGCTGTGAAGATCATAGCCAGAACCATGTAATTGATGTTTTGCCAACCATGAATTGTGGAAAATATTATTCAAGTGATGATGCAGAGTTTGTGAGGGAACAGAGGAAGGTGGTTGGTGATGATGATGTCATAGCAGTCCCTGATTTTGGGTGGGTCAATGACTTGCTCATGTAG